In Sphingobacterium sp. PCS056, the following proteins share a genomic window:
- a CDS encoding glycosyl hydrolase family 95 catalytic domain-containing protein, protein MKFTTKSTLLALLSITSLQAYAQKRDGLTMWYDKPATRWEETLPLGNGLIGMMPDGGIMSESLVLNEISMWSGSAEDPNNYDAYKSVSEIQKLLIAGKNKEAEDLVNKNFVCNGQGSAFGAGANAPYGCYQNFGFLKFNFEVDAQHISNYERSLNIGNATVHTSFTSSGVDYKRTYYTSFDQNVGVIHLTASQKKSISFAVALERSENIDSYEIKNGEIVLLGSLPDGKGSKNLQFAGKVKISFKGGRLTDNGKQLILTGADEATVLFAASTNYYGTNPQTVVGKDILAVEKKANSTLYSNHKKAYAKKFDRVTLNIADHQLKVDTPTPQRLHQFFENPALDNGLAALYFQFGRYLSISSTAPDHKNALPPNLQGLWAHQIQTPWNGDYHLNINAQMNHWGVEVSNLSEYHKPFIAMIKRIAKTGEKTAKAYYNAPGWVVYMMTNVWGYSAPGENASWGSSTASGWLCNHLWEHYLFTQDKAYLKEVYPVLKGAAEFYDYILVKDPKTGWLVTSPSVSPENGFRLPNGEVASVVMGPTIDNQIVRELYGNLIQADSLLQMNDPFIHKLKEKLSQIPPAVVVSKSGRVQEWLADYEEVEPQHRHVSHLYGLYPANFISPQKDKSWADAARKTLEVRGDQGTGWSRAWKILFWARLQDGDHSLEILRQLLKPAFVNETTYQGVGAGTYPNLFCAHPPFQIDGNFGGSAGIAEMLLQSHAGFIHLLPALPKAWKDGAVKGLKARGNYTVDMTWKDGKVIHYEIAGPKNTVLKVLNGSEYQNYTIK, encoded by the coding sequence ATGAAATTTACAACTAAATCAACCTTATTGGCTCTGTTATCGATCACTTCTCTCCAAGCGTATGCACAAAAAAGAGATGGTCTAACGATGTGGTACGATAAACCAGCTACTCGATGGGAAGAAACGCTGCCATTAGGAAATGGATTGATAGGAATGATGCCAGATGGTGGAATTATGTCCGAATCCTTGGTGTTAAATGAGATTTCTATGTGGTCGGGCTCAGCTGAAGATCCCAATAATTATGATGCATATAAAAGTGTTAGCGAGATTCAAAAATTATTGATAGCAGGGAAGAATAAAGAGGCTGAGGATCTGGTGAATAAGAACTTTGTCTGTAACGGACAGGGGTCTGCTTTTGGAGCAGGTGCGAATGCACCATATGGTTGTTATCAGAATTTTGGATTTTTAAAATTTAATTTTGAAGTGGATGCACAGCATATTTCTAATTATGAACGATCATTAAATATTGGAAACGCTACTGTACACACTTCTTTCACTTCTTCGGGAGTAGACTACAAGAGAACTTATTACACTTCTTTTGATCAAAATGTAGGCGTGATACATTTAACTGCTTCTCAGAAAAAAAGTATCAGTTTTGCTGTTGCTCTGGAAAGATCGGAAAATATTGATTCTTATGAGATTAAAAATGGTGAAATTGTTTTATTAGGTTCTTTACCAGATGGTAAAGGAAGCAAAAACTTACAGTTTGCCGGTAAGGTTAAGATCAGCTTTAAGGGAGGGAGATTGACGGATAATGGAAAACAGTTAATTTTGACAGGTGCTGATGAAGCTACAGTCCTTTTCGCAGCAAGTACAAATTATTATGGTACCAATCCACAAACGGTTGTCGGTAAGGATATCTTAGCTGTTGAAAAAAAAGCTAATAGTACACTATATAGCAATCATAAAAAAGCTTATGCAAAGAAATTTGATCGTGTTACTTTAAACATTGCAGATCATCAGCTTAAGGTCGATACGCCGACTCCGCAACGTTTACATCAATTTTTTGAAAATCCAGCTTTGGATAATGGATTGGCGGCATTGTACTTTCAGTTTGGTCGTTATTTGAGTATTTCAAGCACAGCTCCAGATCACAAAAATGCATTACCTCCAAATTTACAGGGGTTATGGGCGCATCAGATCCAAACACCTTGGAATGGAGATTATCACTTAAATATCAATGCACAAATGAATCACTGGGGAGTTGAAGTCAGTAATCTTTCTGAATATCATAAACCCTTTATAGCAATGATCAAACGTATTGCAAAGACAGGTGAAAAAACAGCTAAAGCTTATTACAATGCACCAGGATGGGTTGTTTATATGATGACAAACGTCTGGGGTTACTCAGCTCCAGGAGAAAATGCATCTTGGGGATCGAGTACAGCTTCAGGATGGTTGTGTAATCATCTTTGGGAACACTACCTATTTACGCAGGATAAAGCCTATTTAAAAGAAGTATATCCTGTATTAAAAGGAGCAGCTGAATTTTACGATTATATCTTAGTGAAAGATCCAAAGACAGGCTGGCTGGTTACTTCACCGTCCGTTTCTCCAGAAAATGGATTCCGTCTTCCTAATGGTGAAGTCGCTTCCGTAGTAATGGGGCCTACGATCGATAATCAGATTGTTAGAGAGCTGTATGGTAATTTAATTCAGGCAGATAGTTTGTTACAGATGAACGATCCTTTTATCCACAAGTTAAAGGAAAAATTAAGTCAAATTCCACCAGCGGTAGTGGTGAGCAAAAGCGGCCGTGTTCAAGAATGGTTAGCCGATTACGAAGAAGTAGAGCCACAGCATCGTCATGTATCACATTTGTATGGCCTGTATCCGGCTAATTTTATCTCGCCTCAAAAAGATAAATCTTGGGCAGACGCAGCTCGTAAGACGCTAGAAGTAAGAGGAGATCAAGGCACAGGATGGTCACGCGCTTGGAAGATTTTATTTTGGGCGAGATTGCAGGATGGCGATCATTCCCTAGAGATATTAAGACAATTGCTAAAACCCGCATTTGTTAATGAAACGACTTACCAAGGAGTTGGAGCAGGTACTTACCCAAATTTGTTCTGTGCACATCCTCCATTTCAAATAGATGGTAATTTTGGAGGTTCAGCAGGAATTGCTGAGATGCTTCTTCAAAGCCACGCAGGCTTTATTCATTTACTACCTGCTCTACCCAAAGCGTGGAAAGATGGAGCTGTAAAAGGATTAAAGGCTAGAGGTAACTATACGGTGGATATGACATGGAAAGATGGCAAGGTGATCCACTATGAGATTGCTGGACCCAAAAATACGGTCCTTAAAGTATTAAATGGTTCAGAATATCAAAATTATACAATAAAATAA
- a CDS encoding AraC family transcriptional regulator gives MKVVQFTVPVPNQGSVCVQEDLLVEFYSNYHRHKEIQLTYILKGEGTFLIGNFTHQFKQDEIYIVDANEPHMFQRSELIPDPLLKEQIHAIHIFFDYNRFRDFLQLPELEEVRFFLENINVSKKLDAGSNPAIKRKFLQINEADGVERLTAFVSLIDYLTEKVDLWTSLYTGIPQKKYSDAEGIRINEIFQYTFKHFEQKISLEDISGVAHMTPHAFCKYFKKHTRKTYITFLNEIRIEQACKMLIHGLSENVSDIAFKTGFNNVVNFNRVFKKITKLSPSEYLVQHKIKDMN, from the coding sequence ATGAAAGTTGTTCAATTTACCGTTCCTGTTCCAAATCAGGGCTCTGTTTGTGTACAAGAGGATCTATTGGTGGAGTTCTACAGTAACTATCATCGGCATAAAGAAATTCAACTCACATACATCTTAAAAGGAGAGGGTACTTTTTTGATTGGCAATTTTACGCATCAATTCAAACAAGATGAAATTTATATTGTTGATGCCAATGAACCACATATGTTTCAACGTTCGGAATTGATCCCAGATCCCTTATTAAAAGAACAAATTCATGCCATTCATATTTTCTTCGATTACAACAGATTCAGAGATTTTTTGCAATTACCAGAATTGGAAGAAGTTCGTTTCTTTCTGGAAAATATCAATGTAAGTAAAAAGTTAGATGCAGGATCAAACCCTGCGATCAAACGAAAATTCTTACAGATTAATGAAGCAGACGGAGTAGAACGGTTAACTGCATTTGTCAGTTTAATCGATTACCTTACTGAAAAAGTAGATCTTTGGACATCGCTATATACTGGGATTCCACAGAAAAAGTATTCTGATGCAGAAGGGATACGTATTAATGAGATTTTTCAATATACATTTAAGCATTTTGAGCAAAAGATATCGCTAGAAGATATTTCGGGAGTTGCTCATATGACCCCGCACGCATTTTGTAAATATTTTAAGAAACATACGCGAAAGACTTATATCACCTTTCTTAACGAGATTCGTATCGAACAAGCCTGTAAAATGTTGATCCATGGTCTATCGGAAAATGTATCGGATATCGCTTTTAAAACAGGTTTTAATAATGTGGTCAATTTTAATCGCGTTTTTAAAAAAATCACTAAACTCTCTCCAAGTGAATACTTAGTACAACATAAAATAAAAGACATGAACTAA
- a CDS encoding M64 family metallopeptidase, with the protein MNIKLQPLFLSFFLLFLFFPSCFAQRYAIDTLQYQGTDQKVVNLVILGDGYTQAQLTDFEEDAKRFTDYFFQTEPFRQYSNYFNVFAVKTPSPESGAAHACSASDCVHGHTDLSKYPARFNKFTKKYPVPVASPNTIFGSSFDNGGLHRLVVPQKYRVIDQVLKDYIPNYTQVVILVNSPFYGGSGGKYATATVNFMSNDIAVHEIGHSFSILADEYWAGNQYAIEGPNRSQESDPTKVPWKHWVGTQGIGVYAYGGTGSKSTWFRPHEFCKMQYLVAPFCAVCQEVFVETIHQKTNPIVATLPVESKLIDADSSMSVFTLKLLKPSPNTLDVKWYLNDLLIDQNIDSIYLNVGMLQLGDNQLKAVVKDTTSLVRIDDHHSHQYEAVWSITNNKDRELSAPLSNWGDTLETCFNGGQVLTIKQASRGLTYNWYRENQVDVPFASGPNVSVNEVKESTSYFVESVWKGKTSPRSKVLVKVFDMIEKPSGAKVKLDKKLGKIRISLDEKYDDRYNYLWCNEDGTLLYEWDEVNGEYVRPKGNNNEFVLNKSDNKSKVYVLKVNKLTTCRSERLEINIPKF; encoded by the coding sequence ATGAATATCAAATTACAACCCTTATTTTTAAGCTTTTTCCTTTTATTTCTTTTCTTTCCAAGTTGTTTTGCACAACGTTATGCCATAGATACGTTGCAGTATCAAGGAACCGATCAAAAGGTAGTGAACCTCGTAATTTTAGGCGATGGTTATACACAAGCACAATTGACAGATTTTGAAGAAGATGCCAAACGTTTCACGGATTATTTCTTTCAGACAGAACCTTTTCGTCAATACAGTAATTATTTTAATGTGTTTGCAGTCAAAACACCTTCACCAGAATCTGGTGCAGCACATGCCTGTAGCGCGAGTGACTGTGTGCATGGCCATACAGATTTGAGTAAATATCCTGCGCGATTTAATAAGTTTACAAAAAAATATCCCGTTCCTGTTGCCTCTCCCAATACCATATTTGGAAGTAGCTTTGATAATGGAGGATTACATCGATTGGTCGTTCCCCAGAAATATCGGGTCATCGATCAGGTGTTGAAAGATTATATTCCAAATTATACACAAGTTGTAATTTTGGTCAACTCTCCCTTTTATGGAGGTTCTGGTGGTAAGTATGCGACTGCTACAGTTAACTTTATGAGCAATGATATTGCAGTACATGAGATCGGTCATTCATTCTCTATTCTGGCAGATGAGTACTGGGCTGGTAATCAGTATGCCATAGAGGGACCCAATCGTAGTCAAGAATCCGATCCAACAAAAGTGCCTTGGAAGCATTGGGTGGGTACGCAAGGTATTGGCGTGTATGCTTATGGCGGAACAGGATCAAAGTCTACTTGGTTTAGACCTCATGAATTTTGTAAAATGCAATATTTGGTAGCTCCATTTTGTGCGGTATGTCAAGAAGTTTTTGTGGAAACGATACACCAGAAGACGAATCCAATCGTCGCGACCTTGCCAGTAGAGAGTAAACTAATAGATGCAGATAGTAGTATGTCTGTTTTTACGCTAAAATTATTAAAACCATCTCCCAATACATTGGATGTGAAATGGTATCTCAACGATCTTTTAATTGATCAAAACATCGATTCGATTTATTTGAATGTAGGGATGCTTCAATTGGGAGACAATCAATTAAAAGCGGTTGTGAAAGATACAACGTCTTTAGTTCGGATCGATGACCACCATAGCCATCAATACGAAGCAGTATGGTCGATTACCAATAATAAAGATCGTGAACTTAGCGCCCCATTATCCAATTGGGGAGATACGTTGGAGACCTGTTTTAATGGTGGACAGGTATTGACTATCAAACAGGCAAGTCGCGGATTAACGTACAATTGGTATCGTGAAAATCAAGTAGATGTTCCTTTTGCTTCTGGACCTAATGTGAGTGTGAATGAAGTCAAAGAATCAACTAGTTATTTCGTTGAAAGTGTGTGGAAAGGTAAGACATCTCCTCGAAGCAAAGTATTAGTTAAAGTTTTTGATATGATTGAAAAGCCTAGTGGTGCGAAGGTGAAGTTAGATAAGAAATTAGGTAAAATTCGTATTTCTTTAGATGAAAAATATGATGATCGTTACAATTATTTATGGTGTAACGAAGATGGTACATTGTTGTATGAATGGGATGAGGTTAATGGCGAATATGTGCGTCCTAAAGGAAATAACAATGAATTTGTCTTGAATAAGTCAGATAATAAATCTAAAGTATATGTGCTAAAAGTTAATAAATTAACAACATGTCGTAGTGAAAGATTGGAAATCAATATTCCTAAATTTTAA